A portion of the Punica granatum isolate Tunisia-2019 chromosome 7, ASM765513v2, whole genome shotgun sequence genome contains these proteins:
- the LOC116212880 gene encoding E3 ubiquitin-protein ligase SIS3 isoform X1 yields the protein MAMRGVDFKWYDGFFLSMLATSIIIVAINWKKYRLCTYPLHIWIVVDYTTVFVFRLLMFVDNGLAAGMGLDFGVQQRYARFCGRIVVLSILSLLLYPFLWAWTIIGTLWFTHSRDCLPEEGQKWGFLIWLLFSYCGLLCIACMSVGKWLARRQAHMLRAQQGIPISEYGVLVDMIRVPDWAFEAAGQEMRGMGQDAATYHPGLYLTPTQREAVEALIQELPKFRLKAVPIDCSECPICLEEFHVGNEGMISYESWAQVRGLPCAHNFHVECIDEWLRLNVKCPRCRCSVFPNLDLSALSNLRPESDRSPTTVVTTTTTQYVAAQPSSQSYLLRLQGLLCPIRTENASTGTDSSLEFAENGSVHPDPSSPHQHHMSGQLS from the exons ATGGCCATGCGGGGCGTTGATTTCAAGTG GTACGATGGGTTCTTCCTGTCTATGCTGGCAACAAGCAT AATAATTGTTGCTATCAACTGGAAGAAATACCGTCTCTGTACATACCCATTGCATATATGGATCGTG GTTGATTACACAACAGTGTTTGTTTTCCGGTTGTTGATGTTTGTAGATAATGGGCTAGCTGCCGGAATGGGATT GGATTTTGGGGTGCAGCAGAGATATGCTCGATTCTGTGGAAGAATAGTCGTCCTTTCAATTCTATCTCTGCTGCTCTATCCATTCCTGTGGGCTTGGACCATAATTGGTACCCTGTGGTTCACTCATTCAAGGGACTGT TTGCCAGAAGAAGGACAGAAATGGGGTTTCCTTATTTGGTTGCTTTTCAGTTATTGTGGTCTCCTTTGCATCGCTTGCATGTCTGTGGGAAAG TGGTTGGCACGAAGACAGGCACACATGTTACGTGCACAACAGGGTATCCCTATTTCAGAATATGGG GTTTTGGTTGACATGATTCGAGTCCCAGACTGGGCATTTGAAGCGGCCGGTCAAGAGATGAGAGGCATGGGGCAAGATGCTGCCACTTATCATCCTGGTCTTTATCTCACTCCTACCCAG AGAGAAGCTGTGGAGGCCCTGATTCAAGAACTCCCAAAGTTCAGGCTTAAAGCTGTCCCCATTGATTGCAGTGAATGTCCCATCTGCCTGGAGGAGTTCCACGTCGGAAATGAG GGCATGATATCTTATGAGTCGTGGGCACAGGTCCGTGGGCTACCCTGTGCACACAATTTCCATGTGGAGTGCATCGATGAGTGGCTTCGCCTGAACGTCAAGTGCCCTAGGTGCCGTTGCTCAGTCTTCCCGAACCTCGACCTGAGTGCCTTATCTAACCTCCGTCCCGAATCAGATCGCTCTCCCACCACAGTGGTGACGACGACCACCACTCAATACGTCGCGGCCCAGCCGTCAAGCCAGAGCTACTTATTGAGATTGCAAGGCCTGCTCTGCCCCATTCGGACTGAGAATGCCAGCACAGGGACAGACTCTTCTTTGGAATTTGCAGAGAACGGAAGCGTGCATCCAGATCCAAGTAGCCCCCACCAGCACCACATGTCAGGTCAACTATCGTGA
- the LOC116212880 gene encoding E3 ubiquitin-protein ligase SIS3 isoform X2, translating to MAMRGVDFKWYDGFFLSMLATSIIIVAINWKKYRLCTYPLHIWIVVDYTTVFVFRLLMFVDNGLAAGMGLDFGVQQRYARFCGRIVVLSILSLLLYPFLWAWTIIGTLWFTHSRDCLPEEGQKWGFLIWLLFSYCGLLCIACMSVGKWLARRQAHMLRAQQGIPISEYGVLVDMIRVPDWAFEAAGQEMRGMGQDAATYHPGLYLTPTQREAVEALIQELPKFRLKAVPIDCSECPICLEEFHVGNEVRGLPCAHNFHVECIDEWLRLNVKCPRCRCSVFPNLDLSALSNLRPESDRSPTTVVTTTTTQYVAAQPSSQSYLLRLQGLLCPIRTENASTGTDSSLEFAENGSVHPDPSSPHQHHMSGQLS from the exons ATGGCCATGCGGGGCGTTGATTTCAAGTG GTACGATGGGTTCTTCCTGTCTATGCTGGCAACAAGCAT AATAATTGTTGCTATCAACTGGAAGAAATACCGTCTCTGTACATACCCATTGCATATATGGATCGTG GTTGATTACACAACAGTGTTTGTTTTCCGGTTGTTGATGTTTGTAGATAATGGGCTAGCTGCCGGAATGGGATT GGATTTTGGGGTGCAGCAGAGATATGCTCGATTCTGTGGAAGAATAGTCGTCCTTTCAATTCTATCTCTGCTGCTCTATCCATTCCTGTGGGCTTGGACCATAATTGGTACCCTGTGGTTCACTCATTCAAGGGACTGT TTGCCAGAAGAAGGACAGAAATGGGGTTTCCTTATTTGGTTGCTTTTCAGTTATTGTGGTCTCCTTTGCATCGCTTGCATGTCTGTGGGAAAG TGGTTGGCACGAAGACAGGCACACATGTTACGTGCACAACAGGGTATCCCTATTTCAGAATATGGG GTTTTGGTTGACATGATTCGAGTCCCAGACTGGGCATTTGAAGCGGCCGGTCAAGAGATGAGAGGCATGGGGCAAGATGCTGCCACTTATCATCCTGGTCTTTATCTCACTCCTACCCAG AGAGAAGCTGTGGAGGCCCTGATTCAAGAACTCCCAAAGTTCAGGCTTAAAGCTGTCCCCATTGATTGCAGTGAATGTCCCATCTGCCTGGAGGAGTTCCACGTCGGAAATGAG GTCCGTGGGCTACCCTGTGCACACAATTTCCATGTGGAGTGCATCGATGAGTGGCTTCGCCTGAACGTCAAGTGCCCTAGGTGCCGTTGCTCAGTCTTCCCGAACCTCGACCTGAGTGCCTTATCTAACCTCCGTCCCGAATCAGATCGCTCTCCCACCACAGTGGTGACGACGACCACCACTCAATACGTCGCGGCCCAGCCGTCAAGCCAGAGCTACTTATTGAGATTGCAAGGCCTGCTCTGCCCCATTCGGACTGAGAATGCCAGCACAGGGACAGACTCTTCTTTGGAATTTGCAGAGAACGGAAGCGTGCATCCAGATCCAAGTAGCCCCCACCAGCACCACATGTCAGGTCAACTATCGTGA
- the LOC116212882 gene encoding uncharacterized protein LOC116212882: protein MLTVSTRSGAVCSSSCSCLPLRPSPSLPPSPQNINILFKPFSRRSLLAALTVSGAPFVVSNDPNLPAHARGLFQMPAVRLTNRYFLVRAGESEFESLGIINTNPVTKTSVDSGLSEKGKKQTVRAAFGLKEMGACESNCWIWPSITQRAYQAAEIIASVNGVSRSYIVPEYSFLDARGLGAYEGRKLEYVSEVYESDSISPSIRPPPIDDGTPNESISDVFVRVTQLMSILETQYSKDTVIIVSPDSDNLSVLQAGLIGLDLRRHRELAFAPGEVRFVDANSIPTYKQPPSAVFKCLNPPNCN, encoded by the exons ATGCTGACCGTTTCTACTCGGAGTGGCGCTGtatgttcttcttcttgttcatGTCTTCCCCTCCGGCCTTCTCCTTCACTGCCTCCTTCTCCTCAGAACATCAACATTCTGTTCAAACCTTTTTCCCGGCGGAGCCTCCTCGCTGCTCTCACCGTCTCCGGTGCCCCTTTCGTCGTCTCTAACGACCCCAACCTGCCCGCTCATGCTCGCGGCCTCTTTCAGATGCCTGCTGTTCGACTCACCAATCG GTACTTTCTGGTGAGGGCAGGAGAGTCTGAGTTCGAGAGCTTGGGGATAATCAACACAAACCCAGTCACAAAGACGTCAGTGGACAGCGGGTTGTCGGAGAAAGGGAAGAAGCAGACTGTCAGAGCAGCCTTCGGCTTGAAGGAAATGGGAGCTTGTGAAAGCAACTGTTGGATTTGGCCTTCTATTACTCAGCGAGCTTACCAGGCAGCCGAGATCATCGCTTCAGTCAATGGTGTCAGTCGAAG CTATATAGTTCCAGAATACAGCTTCTTAGATGCGCGAGGCTTGGGAGCTTATGAAGGAAGGAAGTTAGAATATGTTTCTGAG GTGTATGAGTCCGATAGCATCTCGCCGAGCATCAGGCCTCCCCCGATAGATGATGGGACCCCCAACGAGAGCATTTCGGACGTCTTTGTCAGGGTAACTCAGCTCATGTCGATTCTTGAGACCCAGTACTCCAAGGACACAGTGATCATAGTCTCCCCAGACTCCGACAACTTGTCGGTTCTACAAGCTGGTTTGATCGGCCTCGACCTTCGAAG GCATAGAGAGCTCGCATTTGCTCCAGGGGAGGTGAGATTTGTCGATGCAAATAGCATACCGACTTACAAGCAACCACCATCTGCTGTCTTTAAGTGTTTGAACCCTCCTAACTGCAACTAG
- the LOC116212879 gene encoding polygalacturonase 1 beta-like protein 3 yields the protein MHCQFNKIFISLLVFFLSHSTALSEPRQTTAQNNPFTARAALIRYWNRHISTRLPTPPPPFLLSKASPLNAAESAYLAKLATTSSLSAHHRTFCSLAHLFCSFEPEPDSLPPIAGSNDKLDANFAVYTSKQFSNYGTSRRSGSDLFKNYSAGINTLNDSFKKYSKGSTAHSEGFANYALDGNVANGSFANYGFGASGGSGDFKTYHPRVNVPNLLFTTYDSNGKGHRLSFSGYSNNTNSGSEVFKSYGKHGNGVPSHFVSYGDDSNTVGSTFTGYNLLGKGGNDSFTNYGETGNNPQNNFKSYSAAGNDVTDSFANYRNGANVGDDSFQSYAHSANSAKTTFSNYGKSFNPGNDTFKEYGKGSKGQTKITFKSYSLGRTFTDYIKKGVTFAGYSNTTDDVQHDRGSSSMNMQVEEGRFFRESELREGNVMMMPDIRDKMPARPFLPRMITSKLPFSFSRVADIREIFHAREDSATEHVILNVLEECETAPSRGETKQCVVSAEDMIDFAVSVLGHGIVVRTTANVNGSTQKVMIGPVRGINHGRVTESVSCHQSLYPYLVYYCHSVPKVRVYEADIVDMASRSTINHGVAICHLDTSAWSPEHGAFVALGYWPGQIEVCHWIFENDMTWTVADD from the exons ATGCATTGCCAATTCAACAAGATCTTCATTTCTCTTCTTGTTTTCTTCCTATCACACTCTACTGCCTTGTCGGAACCGCGGCAGACCACGGCGCAAAACAACCCGTTCACGGCCAGAGCTGCCTTGATCCGCTACTGGAATCGCCACATTTCCACCCGGCTTCCAACCCCACCACCTCCATTCCTCCTCTCAAAAGCCTCCCCTCTCAATGCTGCCGAGTCTGCCTATCTCGCCAAACTCGCAACCACGAGCTCACTCTCCGCCCACCACCGGACCTTCTGCTCCCTCGCCCACTTGTTTTGCTCCTTCGAACCCGAACCCGACTCCCTCCCTCCCATCGCTGGCTCCAATGACAAACTAGATGCCAACTTTGCGGTTTACACTAGCAAGCAGTTCTCAAACTACGGGACATCGCGGCGCAGCGGGTCTGACTTGTTCAAGAACTACTCGGCAGGCATTAACACTCTGAACGACTCATTCAAGAAGTACAGCAAGGGTTCGACAGCCCACAGCGAGGGATTTGCCAACTATGCGCTGGATGGGAACGTGGCCAACGGGAGCTTCGCGAACTACGGGTTTGGAGCCAGCGGCGGATCCGGAGATTTCAAGACATACCACCCTCGAGTCAATGTTCCGAACCTTCTGTTTACTACCTATGATTCGAATGGGAAGGGCCATAGGCTGTCATTCTCGGGCTACAGCAATAACACGAACTCAGGGAGCGAGGTGTTCAAGAGCTATGGCAAGCACGGAAATGGTGTCCCGAGCCACTTCGTCAGCTACGGCGATGACTCGAACACAGTCGGGTCGACGTTCACCGGTTACAACTTGCTAG GTAAAGGTGGAAATGATTCGTTCACAAATTACGGCGAGACCGGCAACAATCCGCAGAACAATTTCAAGAGCTATAGCGCAGCAGGCAATGATGTGACGGACAGCTTCGCAAATTATAGGAATGGAGCCAACGTCGGGGATGACTCGTTCCAGTCCTATGCTCACAGTGCAAACTCGGCCAAGACAACTTTCTCTAACTATGGGAAATCTTTCAATCCCGGGAATGATACCTTCAAGGAGTATGGTAAAGGATCGAAGGGCCAGACCAAGATTACGTTCAAATCTTATAGTTTAGGCCGTACCTTTACGGACTACATCAAGAAGGGCGTGACGTTTGCCGGGTATAGCAATACGACTGACGATGTCCAGCATGATAGGGGCAGTTCTTCCATGAATATGCAGGTAGAGGAGGGAAGATTCTTTAGGGAGTCCGAGCTCAGGGAAGGGAATGTCATGATGATGCCGGATATCCGCGATAAGATGCCAGCCAGGCCTTTCTTGCCCCGAATGATCACGTCAAAGTTACCATTTTCGTTCTCCCGAGTGGCGGATATCAGGGAAATATTCCACGCAAGGGAGGATTCGGCAACGGAGCACGTGATCTTGAACGTCCTAGAGGAGTGTGAGACGGCGCCGAGCCGGGGAGAGACCAAGCAGTGCGTAGTGTCAGCCGAGGACATGATCGACTTCGCAGTCTCAGTCTTGGGCCATGGAATTGTGGTGCGGACCACGGCGAATGTAAACGGGTCAACTCAGAAGGTGATGATCGGACCCGTCAGAGGGATCAACCACGGTCGTGTGACAGAATCGGTGTCGTGCCATCAGAGCCTGTACCCTTACCTGGTTTACTATTGTCACTCCGTTCCTAAAGTCAGGGTTTACGAGGCAGATATTGTTGACATGGCAAGCAGGTCGACGATAAATCATGGGGTTGCTATATGTCACCTTGACACATCAGCATGGAGCCCCGAGCACGGTGCCTTCGTGGCGCTGGGATACTGGCCAGGCCAAATAGAGGTCTGTCACTGGATTTTCGAGAATGATATGACGTGGACCGTCGCTGATGattag